Within the Thermosynechococcus sichuanensis E542 genome, the region CCCACTCTGTCGTTAAAGGCACTTGACCGATCACAGGCGCCGGCATACGCTTGAGCACCTGTTGCAGATCTTGAAACCGTGGATCCATCAGATCCAGCACAATAGCCAGCACTGCTCCCGAAAAGCCTCCCAACACCATCGCTAGGATCAACGCCACGAGGAGCCGCATCGTCACCTCATACTGTTCTTCGTCATTGATGTCGGAGAGCAACTGCCATGCAAAGTCTTGCTGGGCAATTTGCAGTTGGAGTGATTGCCTAGTTTGTAACAGTAACTGCAAGGCCTGCTGCGCCGCTGCAATTCGCTGTTCAATTTTACGAAAACCCAGTGTTAAATTAATTGTGCGATTAATTTGAGCCTCTACCTGCCGAATTTGTTCCTGTAAGCGAGTGTTGACCCGCTGTAAGGACTCATACTCAACTCCTGCGGTAATGTAATTCGTAATCAAATCTGCTGATGTTGAGCTTTGATAGCCTATTAAATTCTCTGGGTTGTTGACGGCATTCCGTTGAGCAATGGTGCGTGCTTCAGATTGCAGTTGCTGCACTAGTTGCTGCCGCTCTGCCTCTACCTGTTGTACCATGGGTGAGTTGGCTGGAAATAAACTCATTTGCTCAGCTAGACGTTGCTCAACTTGGCGCAGTGCCCCTAGCTGGGAAGTATAACTAGGGGAAGTACTTAAATTGACAGCTACTAAGGCCTGTTGAGGTGTCATTCCTAATTCTTCCTCAAGAGCACGGAAACGCTGCTGAATGGCATCCATTTTAGATTCATTATCACTTTTAGCTTGTCGTAGCGCTGTCAATTGCGATCGCCATTCATCGGCATCTTTGGTAGGAGAAAACACTCGATTGGCTGCTCTAAAATCCCGTAAATCTTGCTCTAGTTCTTCGATTTGTCGAATAGTCTTACTGATTTCATTATTAACATAGCGTAAATTTTGCTGAATTTGCCTATTTTTCTGCTGCTCATTAAAGTTAATAAGATAATCTGAGAGTAGATTAAGAAGAGAGCGAATTTTATCTTTATCCTTTGCTTGAAACTGAATTTTAATGATTTTAGAATTAGAAGAACCTATTAACCTTCCTGCTCCAGGACTTTCGGCAGTAATCGATAAACTTTTAATAAAACTCTTGTAAGGATAGTTTTCACGATTCAACTCATCTGGGTATTCAGCTAGAAACTTTTCATAAATCGGTCGCAACACTAAGTCACTATTGAGAATTTGCACAAGGGTTTGGCTATCGCCACTCGTTTGACCTGAGAGCAGGGGTAAGCTTTGAATCCCTTGTAAGGTATCAGAGATTGCTTGCAGTTGTGCTCCAGAGCGCGCCCCTGGCTGTCGAATGGCCTCAACTTGCATCAGAATTGAATACCGGTATGCGCGGAAGCCCAAGAAGTAGCCAACAAGAACAAGGCCTGCCACACATCCTGCAGTGAGTACCCCTACTTTCCAGCGACGCTTAATACCACCTAAAAGCTGGCGCAGGTCAATCTCATCTTCATCTGACTCCTGAACAGCGGGGGCAGGTTCATAGACACCATTCTGGAGCCGACCATTTTGGTAGGCAGGGTTTGTCGGGAGTGTGGATTCCTCAATCACGTGGATTTGTCCTCTGATCTAAAGAACAGCGAGTAAGTGCGACTGTAGCATCGGTGTTGACTTGATTTTAGACGACGCATTGCTATACTGGCTACCAAGCTAACTCATGGCCTTGATCATAGATGAATCACCTTGGAACGAACGCTTCCCTAATTACTCGTATTACAGATGGGCTGGCGATCGCTGGGCTAGCAGTCGTTGACTTATGGTTTCTTGAGCGAGGCACGCTGGCTCCCCCCTCCTTCAGCGTTGTACTACTCAGCATTATGCTGTTTTGGGTCTTTACCGAACTCTGGGGGGGCTATCAGGACTTGCGGATTCGTCCTTTCTGGGTGGAGGTGCGACGGATCAGTGCAGCATGGCTCTCTACAGGGCTGACTTTACTTGTTTTGGGTTGGATTTTCAAGCTCACTGCTGCTTATTCACGGCAAGGGATGGCACTCTGGTTTTTGCTCACACTTTTCCTACTCCTAGTTGGGCGATATAGTATCCGCCAAATTCTCAAAGCACTTCGTCGCAAGGGGAAAAACCGTCGCCGTGCTGTGATTATTGGTGCAGGTCAGCTAGGACAACGTTGGTTGAGAACACTGCACCGCCATTCCCATCTGGGTATTGATGTTCTGGCTTTTTTTGATGACGCTCCAGAGTTATGCAATACCTTGATAGAGGGCATTCCTGTCCAAGGCAGTACGGAAGCCGCAGCCCAATTTGTTGCGGAAAAGAAAGTTGACTTGGTTTATCTAGCATTGCCCTTAAGAGCAGAAGAGCGGCTACGGCAAATCATGCAGCAGTTTCATGACTCAACCGCAACAGTGTACTTACTCCCCAATATTTTTGTCTTCGAGCTGCTAAATCTGCGCCTTTTTCAAGTGGATGGCGTTCCTCTCATTGCCCTATCAGAATCACCCCTGACGACTTACAATGCATTGATGAAACGGCTAGAAGATTTAATTTTAGGAACGATAGCTTTACTAATTTTTTCTCCTGTAATGCTTCTTATAGCTGTTTTAGTTAAACTCGAGTCACAGGGTTCCGTATTCTTTATTCAAGATCGTTATGGCTTAAATGGCGAGAAAATAAGAGTATGGAAGTTTCGCACCATGAGAATTTGTGACAAAGGAGACCCACGCAACCCTGTGCAACAATCTGATCAACGAGTAACCAGAATAGGTAGAATTTTACGCAAAACCTCATTAGATGAGCTACCACAACTTTTTAATGTAATTAAAGGCGAAATGAGCCTAGTTGGTCCAAGACCTCATGCTGTAACAT harbors:
- a CDS encoding GumC family protein, which translates into the protein MIEESTLPTNPAYQNGRLQNGVYEPAPAVQESDEDEIDLRQLLGGIKRRWKVGVLTAGCVAGLVLVGYFLGFRAYRYSILMQVEAIRQPGARSGAQLQAISDTLQGIQSLPLLSGQTSGDSQTLVQILNSDLVLRPIYEKFLAEYPDELNRENYPYKSFIKSLSITAESPGAGRLIGSSNSKIIKIQFQAKDKDKIRSLLNLLSDYLINFNEQQKNRQIQQNLRYVNNEISKTIRQIEELEQDLRDFRAANRVFSPTKDADEWRSQLTALRQAKSDNESKMDAIQQRFRALEEELGMTPQQALVAVNLSTSPSYTSQLGALRQVEQRLAEQMSLFPANSPMVQQVEAERQQLVQQLQSEARTIAQRNAVNNPENLIGYQSSTSADLITNYITAGVEYESLQRVNTRLQEQIRQVEAQINRTINLTLGFRKIEQRIAAAQQALQLLLQTRQSLQLQIAQQDFAWQLLSDINDEEQYEVTMRLLVALILAMVLGGFSGAVLAIVLDLMDPRFQDLQQVLKRMPAPVIGQVPLTTEWDQFSFNRLEQPVALWGLQHHLPNSPQAFQESFLFLVGRIQQQRQRGIIAITSAEAGAGRTTIALYLALAAASLGQRVLLVDANLREPGLHTALGIANTSGVGELLAGSTPPPYWQGLLQQHSERLWVLTAGQGSGRLSSEVGVALLQEMKAAFDWVILDTPPQLTDSETNRLLTVVDGALLVLRLNHTEREAFTNVCKDYSLNFPNKLLGIVVNGAPTPKTTAKRERESDIPAGGLRQPVSV
- a CDS encoding undecaprenyl-phosphate glucose phosphotransferase, which produces MNHLGTNASLITRITDGLAIAGLAVVDLWFLERGTLAPPSFSVVLLSIMLFWVFTELWGGYQDLRIRPFWVEVRRISAAWLSTGLTLLVLGWIFKLTAAYSRQGMALWFLLTLFLLLVGRYSIRQILKALRRKGKNRRRAVIIGAGQLGQRWLRTLHRHSHLGIDVLAFFDDAPELCNTLIEGIPVQGSTEAAAQFVAEKKVDLVYLALPLRAEERLRQIMQQFHDSTATVYLLPNIFVFELLNLRLFQVDGVPLIALSESPLTTYNALMKRLEDLILGTIALLIFSPVMLLIAVLVKLESQGSVFFIQDRYGLNGEKIRVWKFRTMRICDKGDPRNPVQQSDQRVTRIGRILRKTSLDELPQLFNVIKGEMSLVGPRPHAVTFDQYYRDYLREKCYIWRYQVKPGITGWAQVNGWRGDRGSLEEIEKRLECDLFYIRNWSLSLDFYILWLTIWRGFTHKNAY